GCACCCCGGCTTCGTCGTATACAATCCCGAGACGCTGCTCAAGCTGCGCAACGCCTGCGGCGCGAATCTGGGCGCGAACTTCGACCCAAGCCACCTCTTCTGGCAGGGCATGGACCCATGCGAAGCGGTGAAACTGCTGGGCGGCAAGGCAATCTTCCATGTGCACGCGAAGGATTCGCGCGTCGACCCGGTCAACGCGTCGCGCAACGGCGTGCTCGACACCAAGCACTACGGCGATGAAGCCAACCGCTCGTGGATTTTCCGCACCGTTGGCTATGGCCACAGCCTCGAGTGGTGGAAGGACTTCTTCTCCACGCTGCGGCTCGTCGGCTACGACGGGGCCATCAGCATAGAACACGAAGACAGCCTGATGTCGAGCTGGGAAGGCCTGACCAAGGCGATCGCATTCCTCAAGCAGACGATGATTTTCGAGAAGCCCACGGCCATGACTTGGGCATAGGCGGTTTGTTTCACGCCCATTCGAGGGAGCCGGCTGCGCGGCCGGCTCCCTTTATGTATGGCTTGAGCGCAACGTTGATGACGCAGAGGCCCGCGCAGGCGTGTGACCGTCCATGCAAGTCCATGGCGTCCAGGACGCCACTTCCCGGACCCATGCCCGCGCACGATCAGGGCCGCTACTCGCGAAAGCGCCCTTGCAGCGCGCCGGCCTGTACCTGGCAAATCGCGAGGGCGAGCGCGTCGGCTGCGTCGTCGGGCCGCGGCGGGGCGTCGAGATTGAGCAGTATCTTGATCATGTCCTGCACCTGCCGTTTCTCGGCGCGGCCATAGCCCACGATGGCGGTCTTGGTTTCGGTGGGGCTGTATTCGGTGACGGGCAGGCCGGCTTCTACGGCGGCCAGTGCGAGCACGCCGCGTGCCTGCGCCACGGCGATGCCCGTGGTCACGTTCTGTTTGAAATAGATGCGTTCGAGGACGACGATGTCTGGCCGGTAGACACGGAGGAGCCCGCGCGCCTCGTCATAGATAAGCTTCAACCGGGTCGCGAAGTGGTCCCCGGCGGCGGTAGAGATAACCCCATGCGCCACGTGGCGCAAGCGGTTTGCGTCGCCATCCACGACGCCGTAGCCTGTCGTGGCCGTGCCGGGATCAAGCCCGAGCGCGCGCATTTACTCCGCCATGATCGCGGCCATGGCCTCGTCGGTGATGTTGATGTTCGAGTAGACGTTCTGCACGTCGTCGTGGTCTTCGAGCGTTTCCATGAGCCGCAGCACCGTCGTGGCCGCCTTCGTATCGAGCGTGACCGTGGTCTTCGGCGCCATGGTCAATTTCGCTTCGCCGACTTCGACGCCCGACTTGCCCAGCGCCGTGACCACTGCGTGTAATTCGGACGGCGCGGTGGACAGTTCGTACAGGTCTCCGTCCGTGTCCACGTCTTCCGCGCCCGCCTCGATCGCCTTCTCGAAGATGGCCTCTTCGTCGAGACCTTCCTTCGAAACGGCGACAATCCCCTTCTGTTCGAAGTTCCACGCGACTGCGTTCGTCTCGGCCATGCTGCCGTTATGCCGCATCAGGATATGCCGGATTTCCGCGACGGTGCGGTTCTTGTTGTCCGTGAGCACGTCGATAATCAGCGCGACGCCGCCGCCCGCATAGGCTTCGTAGCGCACTTCCTCGAAAGTCTGCCCCTCGAGTTCGCCCGTACCCTTCTTGACCGCGCGATCGATATTGTCGCTGGGCATGTTCGCGGCGCGCGCGGCCAACAACACGGTGCGCAGACGCGGATTGAATCCCGGGTCGGCGCCGCCGAGTCGCGCGGCCACGGAAATTTCCTTTGCGAGCTTCGAGAAGATCTTGCCGCGCTTCGCGTCGAGCGCGCCCTTCTTATGCTTGATCGTGCTCCATTTAGAATGACCGGACATGGGGTGCGTGCTCCTGGCGTCGTGTCCCTAAACGCATGAATAACAGCGACTTCCAGGTATTATATCAATTGGCGGCCAAACCGCGCAATGGCAGCGTCCTGCATCGGGACGGCCCCGGCAAGAACGTGGTCCTGGATGTGCCAGTGCAGCGAACGCGCGTTTACGACATCCACCTTCCTTCCCAAGCGGTCTTCCAGGTCTTGGATGAGGCCGGCGCCGTCAAGCAGACTGCAACCCTCTTCCAGCGTGACCAGAAGATCGATGTCGCTGTCGTGGCGCGTGTCGCCGCGCGCCACGGAATCGAAGACGCGCACGTTTTCGGGCGAGGGTGCTGCCGCCGCTCCGGGGGTGCGCCGCGGGAGCAGTGATTTTAGAACGCCTCGCCGCGCACGTGGGCCTCGGCGAGTTCGGCGATGCGGTCCTTGTCGAGTTTCGGGAAGAGCACTTCCGGCGTCTGGAGCGGGCTGCCCGCGGGCAGCGGCGTCTTGGCGGCGTTCCAGCCATCCGGCCCGCCGTCCGGACTGCCCTGGGGCAATTCCACGTTGAGGATGCGGCCGAGCGTGCGCGCGCCGCCAGGCAGGAACGGAGCCATGGTATGGCACAGCGCCTTGACGACCTGGCAGCAGACATGGAGCGTCGCGCCGGTGCGGGCCAAGTCGGTTTTGCGCGTGACCCAAGGCTGTTTCATGTCGAAGTACACGTTCGCCTTGCGCCCAAGGTCGATGAACCGTTCAAGCGCTTGGCGGAACCGGAATTCCTCCAGCGATTCGGCGATCGCGTCTA
The DNA window shown above is from Candidatus Hydrogenedentota bacterium and carries:
- the ruvC gene encoding crossover junction endodeoxyribonuclease RuvC, with amino-acid sequence MRALGLDPGTATTGYGVVDGDANRLRHVAHGVISTAAGDHFATRLKLIYDEARGLLRVYRPDIVVLERIYFKQNVTTGIAVAQARGVLALAAVEAGLPVTEYSPTETKTAIVGYGRAEKRQVQDMIKILLNLDAPPRPDDAADALALAICQVQAGALQGRFRE
- a CDS encoding YebC/PmpR family DNA-binding transcriptional regulator, whose product is MSGHSKWSTIKHKKGALDAKRGKIFSKLAKEISVAARLGGADPGFNPRLRTVLLAARAANMPSDNIDRAVKKGTGELEGQTFEEVRYEAYAGGGVALIIDVLTDNKNRTVAEIRHILMRHNGSMAETNAVAWNFEQKGIVAVSKEGLDEEAIFEKAIEAGAEDVDTDGDLYELSTAPSELHAVVTALGKSGVEVGEAKLTMAPKTTVTLDTKAATTVLRLMETLEDHDDVQNVYSNINITDEAMAAIMAE
- a CDS encoding nucleotidyltransferase family protein, whose product is MLPRRTPGAAAAPSPENVRVFDSVARGDTRHDSDIDLLVTLEEGCSLLDGAGLIQDLEDRLGRKVDVVNARSLHWHIQDHVLAGAVPMQDAAIARFGRQLI
- a CDS encoding class I tRNA ligase family protein — encoded protein: AIAPESKDSAFDWDDFMHRYNGELCDVVGNFVHRSLTMTVKNFDSRVPEAAALDAEDEAMLGAIPAQVDAIAESLEEFRFRQALERFIDLGRKANVYFDMKQPWVTRKTDLARTGATLHVCCQVVKALCHTMAPFLPGGARTLGRILNVELPQGSPDGGPDGWNAAKTPLPAGSPLQTPEVLFPKLDKDRIAELAEAHVRGEAF